One window of the Tachypleus tridentatus isolate NWPU-2018 chromosome 10, ASM421037v1, whole genome shotgun sequence genome contains the following:
- the LOC143229055 gene encoding protein SERAC1-like isoform X2 — MCLESTSFFTKDNSSLKWLPWRKSDKRLHWRLLKLAQSKDKQVRHIAIRALVELPGLQDADYQEIAQACDLQTAVGLARTRGVDLRFFLPPPPLPSEFTKNSVESDLRVLLASLPQSGVGLCVQYFTQNAVKPKYYQMDLDSGGEWCFGGEGLAEEVHQAGQHTRRVPAETVECFCLQALVSHSTVPSHRKAIIQKGGLQLLHRIRLRRSQNPEIQSLIGQILGNLSLEKEIHRHLLVSGWIGVLASWIKSPRIEVSLPASRALANMDKDKILDVLYEDQVYLLFPQLREKNKQIYADIVFIHGLLGGAFKTWRQNDSKNVTSEKNQSKKISVKSSDDANTWQHKPVFHASFGLLDDAMNFIDYTQCWPKDWLSREFPHSRILAVDYVSHLSDWQAKCPLEKEKRSLLVRSEEILRNMTLAGVGERPLVWVCHSMGGLLVKQMLLLAAKSDDPSLKSILKNTVGVVFYSVPHKGTDMASLKPSVQFLFLPSVEVQELKKNSPQLLKLHEDFSKLAEERKIACLSFGETKKTRLGLRWSKVLVPVEGADPGFGQFITVDASHLDTCKPESRDSPTYILLVQFLHNHLPHTLLEQLIVEPVPSPKELETMVIMGLVQ; from the exons ATGCTGACTACCAGGAAATAGCTCAGGCCTGTGATCTACAGACAGCAGTTGGTTTAGCCAGAACAAGGGGAGTGGATCTACGATTTTTTCTACCACCACCTCCACTACCTTCTGAGTTTACTAAA AACAGTGTGGAGTCAGACTTGAGAGTTTTACTTGCATCTTTGCCACAGAGTGGTGTTGGCCTTTGTGTTCAGTACTTTACTCAAAATGCTGTGAAACCCAAGTACTATCAAATGGATTTGGATAGT GGAGGTGAGTGGTGTTTTGGTGGAGAGGGATTGGCTGAAGAGGTCCATCAGGCTGGTCAACACACACGAAGAGTTCCTGCAGAAACTGTGGAATGTTTCTGTCTTCAGGCACTTGTGAGCCATTCTACAGTTCCTAGTCACAGAAAAGCCATTATTCAGAAAGGAGGTTTACAACTACTCCATCGTATTCGTCTCAGAAGATCACAGAATCCTGAAATACAGAGTTTGATAGGCCAAATTCTTGGGAATCTCTCTTTAGAAAAGGAAATACATAGACATCTTTTAGTTTCAG GCTGGATTGGTGTATTAGCCTCATGGATTAAATCTCCTAGAATTGAAGTTTCACTTCCAGCAAGCAGAGCATTAGCAAATATGGATAAAGACAAGATTCTTGATGTTTTATATGAGGACCAAGTTTACCTTTTGTTCCCACAATTGAGAGAAAa AAATAAACAGATTTATGCTGATATTGTCTTTATTCATGGTCTCCTTGGTGGAGCATTTAAGACATGGCGACAGAATGACAGCAAAAATGTTACTTCTGAGAAAAATCAATCAAAGAAAATCTCTGTAAAATCTTCAGATGATGCTAACACATGGCAACACAAACCTGTTTTTCATGCCAGTTTTGGACTCCTTGATGATGCAATGAATTTTATTGACTACACACAGTGCTGGCCAAAG GACTGGTTATCCAGAGAATTTCCTCATTCAAGAATTTTGGCAGTTGACTATGTTTCCCATCTGAGTGACTGGCAAGCAAAATGTCCATTAGAAAAGGAAAa GCGCTCACTGTTAGTGAGAAGTGAAGAGATTCTGAGAAACATGACACTTGCTGGAGTTGGGGAGAGGCCATTAGTATGGGTTTGTCATTCAATGGGTG GTTTGTTGGTTAAGCAAATGTTACTTCTAGCTGCAAAGAGTGATGATCCCAGTCTGAAAAGCATCTTAAAAAATACAGTTGGTGTTGTATTCTACAGTGTTCCACACAAAGGAACTGATATGGCTAGTCTCAAACCCAGTGTCCAGTTTTTATTTTTGCCATCTGTTGAAGTGCAAGAGCTGAAGAAAa atagtcCTCAACTCTTGAAACTTCATGAAGATTTCTCAAAGCTTGCAGAAGAGAGAAAAATTGCTTGTCTGAGTTTTGGAGAAACTAAAAAGACTAGGTTGGGATTACGTTGGAGCAAAGTTTTGGTACCAGTAGAGGGTGCAG ATCCAGGTTTTGGACAGTTCATCACAGTGGATGCCAGCCACTTAGACACCTGTAAGCCTGAAAGTCGTGATTCGCCAACCTATATCTTGCTGGTACAGTTTCTTCACAATCATCTGCCTCACACATTGTTGGAACAACTAATTGTAGAGCCTGTTCCATCTCCAAAAGAATTAGAAACAATGGTGATTATGGGATTAGTCCAGTAA